A region of Flavobacterium indicum GPTSA100-9 = DSM 17447 DNA encodes the following proteins:
- the frr gene encoding ribosome recycling factor, whose product MTEEINFIIDSAKESMNGSIAHLEKEFLNIRAGKASPQMLGGVFVDYYGSQTPLSQVANINAADARTLTVTPWEKNMLQPIEKAIMIANLGLNPMNNGENIIINIPPLTEERRRDLVKQAKAEAEDAKIGIRNARKDANTDIKKEEKNGTSEDICKKAEEDVQKLTDNFIKKIDELLAVKEAEIMKV is encoded by the coding sequence ATGACTGAAGAAATTAACTTTATCATTGACAGCGCTAAAGAATCTATGAATGGTTCAATTGCACACTTAGAAAAAGAATTTTTAAACATTAGAGCAGGAAAAGCTTCTCCTCAAATGTTAGGTGGTGTATTTGTTGATTACTATGGATCGCAAACTCCCTTATCACAAGTAGCTAACATTAATGCAGCAGACGCCCGAACTTTAACCGTAACTCCTTGGGAAAAAAACATGTTGCAACCTATTGAAAAAGCAATTATGATTGCCAATTTAGGTTTAAACCCAATGAACAATGGAGAAAACATTATTATTAATATTCCACCTTTAACTGAAGAGCGTCGTAGAGATTTAGTAAAACAAGCTAAAGCTGAGGCTGAAGATGCTAAAATTGGAATTAGAAACGCCAGAAAAGACGCCAATACGGATATCAAAAAAGAGGAGAAAAACGGTACTTCAGAAGATATTTGTAAAAAAGCTGAAGAAGACGTTCAAAAATTAACTGATAATTTTATTAAAAAAATTGATGAATTATTAGCTGTTAAAGAAGCTGAAATTATGAAAGTTTAA
- a CDS encoding YiiX/YebB-like N1pC/P60 family cysteine hydrolase, which produces MKNNFKIKFLSVFLLISYSSLGQNITLKTGDFIFQSMNCGPLCEAINEVTEGYQGKDFSHMGMVYVKNDSTFIIEASGNSVRLTTLETFKSYTKETMYVGRLKRRYRKLIPKAISFSLQQIGIPYDDAYLYDNGSYYCSELMYDAFLFAYGKPFFQLVPMTFKSPKTNTYFPVWEDYYHKLKMEIPEGKLGCNPGGISTSDKLKIIGTLN; this is translated from the coding sequence TTGAAAAACAACTTCAAGATTAAATTTCTTTCTGTTTTTTTACTTATTAGCTATTCTTCTCTAGGGCAAAATATAACCTTAAAAACAGGTGATTTTATTTTCCAATCGATGAATTGTGGCCCTTTGTGTGAGGCCATTAACGAAGTTACAGAAGGGTACCAAGGTAAAGATTTTAGCCATATGGGCATGGTATATGTTAAGAACGACAGCACTTTTATCATAGAAGCATCTGGAAATTCAGTGCGTTTAACCACTTTAGAAACATTTAAATCGTACACAAAAGAAACCATGTATGTGGGACGCTTAAAAAGAAGATATCGAAAATTGATTCCTAAAGCAATTTCATTTTCTTTACAACAAATTGGCATTCCTTATGATGATGCTTATTTATATGATAATGGAAGTTACTACTGTTCAGAATTAATGTATGATGCGTTTTTATTTGCATATGGGAAACCTTTTTTTCAGTTAGTACCTATGACGTTTAAATCACCAAAAACTAATACCTATTTTCCTGTTTGGGAAGACTATTATCATAAACTAAAAATGGAAATACCTGAAGGAAAGTTGGGATGCAATCCAGGAGGTATCTCCACTTCTGATAAATTAAAAATTATAGGAACTTTAAACTAG
- a CDS encoding thioredoxin family protein → MKDIIEKSIQSSLSYSEYRNLISSLLAEGKSTGHVQNEDLRHYSELNVARMNRIEKTVELLPEVVLTLEQLPKKYIWLVLSEGWCGDAANIVPVLHKMAEATAQIELRIVLRDEHDDLMQYFLTNGGKAIPKLLVLDTETLDVVADWGPRPQEAKQLILDYKAAHGVVDEPAKIALQKWYVQNKGVAIQKEVVNLLTSKLV, encoded by the coding sequence ATGAAAGATATAATTGAAAAAAGTATACAATCTAGTTTATCCTATTCCGAATATAGAAATTTGATTTCAAGTCTATTGGCTGAAGGAAAGTCAACTGGTCATGTTCAAAACGAAGACTTGAGGCATTATTCTGAATTGAATGTGGCTCGAATGAATAGAATTGAAAAAACAGTTGAACTTTTACCTGAAGTGGTTTTAACTTTAGAGCAGTTACCCAAAAAATACATTTGGTTGGTTTTATCAGAAGGATGGTGTGGTGATGCCGCTAATATAGTTCCTGTTTTACATAAAATGGCGGAAGCAACCGCTCAAATTGAGTTAAGAATTGTTTTAAGAGATGAACACGATGACTTAATGCAATATTTTTTAACCAATGGGGGCAAAGCCATTCCAAAGTTACTAGTATTAGATACTGAAACATTGGATGTTGTTGCCGATTGGGGACCACGACCTCAGGAAGCAAAGCAATTAATTTTAGATTATAAAGCGGCACATGGAGTTGTGGATGAACCTGCAAAAATTGCACTTCAAAAATGGTATGTTCAAAATAAAGGTGTAGCTATTCAAAAAGAAGTTGTAAATTTACTTACTAGCAAGCTAGTTTAA
- a CDS encoding tetratricopeptide repeat-containing sensor histidine kinase, with amino-acid sequence MKSFYLLLFFICFQVSDLRAQKNDAFEEVKKRVSKTFFNTPEKAKKDAYQLKKMAKSNLERVIALQYLGYIYDLTGKPDSARAYFEERLSFTTKHFPKSIHQYQAVIDFCNWGMDYVDRTRLVAILTTNLSTIEEKKFNRETGLMNLLLGDVFLKDREVDKAAIYYDKSYKLIKDLKFAAADHFYRKSEIAIIKKDFKTAKKYLLQGLSSFKEKEIYTYPMYLSKLGYVAIMLNELELAKSYLFESLYYQQKNGFQELTSETYLNLAYLAQTKKDNTLEIYYLTKAEELNKGDVDVLKKIYLGLKEYYSKMNDRINERKYFEKFEQLNDSITQLEKQKIRFDLEYRFQKQQTEKELTLKENIIKKDARIKWLYFIGITLVSIFLVFILFVYFYRIALQKKLRYNQKLLHEEQLKLMQEDQRKEIIKEKVKVKLEERKKISMELHDGIANEISALKLSISNENNLDKGEIQTIINKIDRLYHEVRSFSHELDPDNITEVEFSQLVNNLCELIENKGIVVKKNILISKDIDDLDEFVLINLYRIIQEIVNNIIKHAQASVVQLDIYEDDSDLVIFIQDNGKGMQVSTTTKSGIGLKNIRNRVETLKGHYELLQQQEGVAMLIKVPLNTN; translated from the coding sequence ATGAAGTCGTTTTATTTACTTTTATTTTTTATTTGTTTTCAAGTTAGTGATTTGAGAGCACAAAAAAATGATGCTTTTGAGGAAGTAAAAAAGCGTGTATCTAAAACATTTTTTAATACTCCAGAAAAAGCCAAAAAAGATGCCTATCAATTAAAAAAAATGGCAAAAAGCAATTTGGAAAGAGTAATTGCGCTTCAATATTTAGGCTATATATATGATTTAACAGGCAAACCCGATTCGGCACGAGCCTATTTCGAAGAACGCTTAAGTTTTACAACAAAACATTTTCCAAAGTCAATTCATCAATATCAAGCCGTAATTGATTTTTGTAATTGGGGAATGGATTACGTAGACCGTACACGTTTGGTAGCTATTTTGACCACAAACTTATCTACAATTGAAGAAAAGAAGTTTAATAGAGAAACGGGCTTAATGAACTTGTTGTTAGGAGATGTTTTTTTAAAAGATCGAGAAGTTGATAAAGCCGCTATTTATTATGACAAGTCTTATAAATTAATCAAAGATTTAAAATTTGCGGCAGCTGATCATTTTTACAGGAAAAGTGAAATTGCAATTATAAAGAAAGACTTCAAAACGGCTAAAAAATATTTATTACAGGGATTGTCCTCTTTTAAGGAAAAAGAGATTTATACATATCCCATGTATTTAAGTAAATTAGGTTATGTTGCTATAATGCTTAATGAATTAGAGTTAGCAAAAAGTTATTTGTTTGAATCGTTGTATTATCAGCAAAAAAATGGATTCCAAGAATTAACTTCTGAAACCTATTTAAATTTAGCTTATTTGGCCCAAACAAAAAAGGATAATACATTGGAAATTTACTATTTAACAAAAGCAGAAGAGTTAAATAAGGGAGATGTTGATGTCTTGAAGAAAATTTATTTAGGACTAAAGGAATATTATTCTAAAATGAATGATCGAATTAACGAACGAAAATATTTTGAAAAATTTGAGCAATTAAATGATAGTATTACACAATTAGAAAAACAAAAAATTAGATTTGATTTAGAATATCGATTTCAAAAACAACAAACCGAAAAAGAGCTTACCTTAAAAGAAAATATTATAAAAAAAGACGCACGAATAAAATGGCTTTATTTTATTGGTATCACATTGGTTTCTATATTTTTAGTATTTATTTTATTCGTGTATTTTTACAGGATAGCTCTTCAGAAAAAATTAAGGTATAATCAAAAATTATTGCATGAAGAACAATTGAAATTAATGCAAGAGGATCAAAGGAAAGAGATTATCAAAGAAAAAGTAAAAGTAAAATTAGAAGAACGAAAAAAAATTTCCATGGAATTACACGATGGAATTGCCAATGAAATAAGTGCATTAAAATTAAGTATATCCAATGAAAATAATTTAGATAAAGGAGAAATTCAAACCATTATTAATAAAATTGATCGATTGTATCATGAAGTTAGAAGTTTTTCTCATGAGTTAGATCCAGATAATATTACAGAAGTTGAATTTTCCCAATTAGTCAACAATTTGTGTGAACTAATTGAAAACAAAGGGATTGTAGTTAAAAAGAATATTTTAATTTCAAAAGATATTGACGACTTAGATGAATTTGTACTTATAAATTTATACAGGATAATTCAAGAAATTGTAAACAATATCATTAAACATGCACAGGCTTCAGTGGTGCAATTGGATATTTATGAAGATGATTCAGATTTAGTGATTTTTATTCAAGATAATGGTAAAGGGATGCAAGTATCAACCACTACTAAATCGGGCATCGGACTTAAAAATATTAGAAATAGAGTTGAAACTTTAAAAGGACATTATGAACTTTTACAACAACAAGAGGGTGTTGCAATGCTTATAAAAGTACCTTTAAATACAAATTAA
- the pyrH gene encoding UMP kinase, translating into MKYKRILLKLSGEALMGERQYGIDPKRLAEYAAEIKEIHDKGVEIAIVIGGGNIFRGVAGASNGMDRVQGDYMGMLATVINGMALQGALEEAGMQTRLQTALKIEAIAEPYIKRRATRHLEKGRIVIFGAGTGNPYFTTDTAAVLRGIEVDADVILKGTRVDGVYTADPEKDTNAIKFDNITFEDVLAKGLNVMDTTAFTLSQENKLPIIVFDMNKPGNLLKVCEGATVGTTVTI; encoded by the coding sequence ATGAAATACAAAAGAATTCTTTTAAAATTAAGTGGTGAAGCCCTAATGGGTGAAAGACAATACGGAATTGACCCCAAAAGATTAGCGGAATATGCTGCAGAAATTAAAGAAATTCATGATAAAGGTGTTGAAATTGCAATTGTAATTGGTGGTGGAAACATTTTTAGAGGTGTAGCTGGAGCAAGCAACGGCATGGACCGTGTACAAGGCGATTATATGGGAATGTTAGCAACCGTAATTAATGGAATGGCGCTGCAAGGTGCTTTAGAAGAAGCCGGTATGCAAACACGTTTACAAACGGCATTAAAAATTGAAGCTATTGCGGAACCTTATATTAAAAGAAGAGCGACACGCCATTTAGAAAAAGGAAGAATTGTTATTTTTGGAGCAGGAACTGGAAATCCTTATTTCACTACTGATACCGCAGCCGTTTTAAGAGGAATTGAAGTGGATGCAGATGTTATTCTTAAAGGAACTCGTGTTGATGGCGTTTATACGGCTGATCCAGAAAAAGATACTAATGCAATTAAATTTGATAACATTACTTTTGAGGATGTATTAGCAAAAGGATTAAATGTTATGGATACTACAGCATTTACATTAAGTCAAGAAAATAAATTACCTATCATTGTATTTGATATGAACAAACCAGGAAATTTATTAAAAGTTTGTGAAGGAGCAACAGTAGGAACTACTGTAACAATTTAA
- a CDS encoding undecaprenyl-diphosphate phosphatase, translating into MNTLQAILLAIIEGITEFLPVSSTGHMIIASSFFGIAQDDFTKLFTIVIQLGTILSVVVLYFKRFFQSFDFYFKLFVGFIPAVIFGLLFSDAIDQLLENPITVAVSLIIGGVLLLKVDDWFGNSEETKISYLTAFKIGLFQCLAMIPGVSRSGASIVGGMTQKLSRTTAAEFSFFLAIPTMLGATVKKSYDYYKAGFELTQEQVNLLIIGNIVGFIVALIAIKSFIGYLQKHGFKIFGYYRIIAGIAILLIHFFIQKLTII; encoded by the coding sequence ATGAATACATTACAAGCCATCCTATTAGCTATAATTGAAGGAATTACAGAGTTTTTACCTGTTTCTTCAACCGGACACATGATTATTGCCTCTTCTTTTTTTGGAATTGCACAAGACGATTTTACCAAACTTTTCACTATAGTCATCCAGTTAGGAACCATCCTTTCGGTTGTGGTTTTATATTTTAAACGCTTTTTTCAAAGTTTCGATTTTTATTTCAAATTATTCGTTGGGTTTATACCTGCGGTTATTTTTGGATTATTGTTTAGTGACGCTATTGATCAATTATTAGAAAACCCAATTACTGTTGCTGTTTCTTTAATTATTGGCGGTGTTTTACTTTTAAAGGTCGACGATTGGTTTGGCAACTCTGAAGAAACCAAAATATCGTATTTAACTGCTTTTAAAATTGGATTGTTTCAATGTTTAGCTATGATTCCTGGCGTATCAAGAAGTGGTGCTAGTATTGTTGGGGGTATGACCCAAAAATTATCTAGAACAACAGCTGCTGAATTTTCATTTTTCTTGGCCATTCCAACTATGTTAGGCGCCACAGTGAAAAAATCGTATGATTATTACAAAGCTGGTTTTGAACTGACACAAGAGCAAGTAAATTTATTAATCATCGGAAATATCGTTGGCTTTATAGTGGCTCTTATTGCTATAAAATCTTTCATTGGATATTTACAAAAACATGGTTTTAAAATCTTTGGCTATTACAGAATTATTGCTGGGATTGCCATTTTGTTAATTCACTTTTTTATTCAAAAATTAACCATTATTTAA
- a CDS encoding response regulator, with protein MKVIIADDHPLTLNGTKLFLESLKYRVVETAQNGVKALNLIHIHQPDVAIIDINMPGLDGLDILKAVKEQKLKTKIVLLTMHKESSIYQRALELGVDGYILKEFAIKELDTCLQNLNCGKKYLNTIIESDLIFDTNKMEVGLEKLTVSERKVLELIANQKTSKQIAELLFISEKTVEGHRTKIIEKLALPKEKNALLKWLILNKI; from the coding sequence ATGAAAGTTATCATTGCTGACGATCACCCTTTAACATTAAACGGCACGAAGCTTTTTCTTGAAAGCTTAAAATACCGTGTTGTAGAAACGGCTCAAAATGGTGTTAAGGCACTAAATTTAATTCATATTCATCAACCCGATGTGGCTATTATCGACATTAATATGCCGGGTTTAGATGGTTTAGATATTTTAAAAGCAGTTAAAGAACAAAAACTGAAGACTAAAATTGTACTTTTAACTATGCACAAAGAAAGTTCTATTTATCAAAGAGCATTAGAATTAGGTGTTGATGGCTACATTTTGAAAGAATTTGCCATAAAAGAACTCGATACATGCTTACAAAATTTAAATTGTGGTAAAAAATATTTAAATACGATTATAGAAAGTGATCTGATATTTGACACAAACAAAATGGAGGTTGGATTAGAAAAATTAACTGTTTCTGAACGAAAAGTACTTGAACTTATTGCCAACCAAAAAACATCAAAACAAATAGCAGAGCTTTTATTTATTTCAGAAAAAACGGTAGAGGGTCACAGAACAAAAATTATAGAAAAACTGGCACTACCCAAAGAAAAAAATGCTCTACTCAAATGGTTAATATTAAATAAAATTTAA
- the truB gene encoding tRNA pseudouridine(55) synthase TruB yields MSAEDFLNGKVLLIDKPLTWSSFQAVNKLKFVLKRKYNLPKKFKIGHAGTLDPLATGLLIVCTGKFTKRIPELMGMVKEYTGTITVGATTPSYDLETEINATFPTSHITDTLIQETTQQFLGEIEQFPPVFSAIKKDGKRLYEHARAGEDVEISARKIAIHEFEITRIELPEIDFRVVCSKGTYIRSLAFDFGKALQSGGHLTALRRTKIGTYDVANGVTPEAFEKQLQD; encoded by the coding sequence ATGAGTGCGGAAGATTTTTTGAATGGGAAAGTGCTTCTGATTGATAAACCATTAACTTGGTCTTCATTTCAAGCCGTTAATAAATTAAAATTTGTTTTAAAACGAAAATACAATTTACCAAAGAAATTTAAAATTGGTCACGCGGGTACTTTAGACCCATTAGCTACTGGTTTATTAATTGTATGTACTGGAAAATTTACTAAACGAATACCCGAATTAATGGGAATGGTGAAGGAATATACCGGCACCATTACGGTGGGTGCAACAACTCCGTCTTATGATTTAGAAACTGAAATTAATGCAACCTTCCCGACATCACATATTACAGATACATTAATTCAAGAAACAACCCAACAGTTTTTAGGTGAAATTGAGCAATTCCCGCCTGTTTTTTCTGCAATTAAAAAAGACGGAAAGCGATTGTATGAGCATGCTAGAGCAGGTGAAGATGTGGAAATTAGTGCTAGAAAAATAGCCATTCATGAATTTGAAATCACCCGAATTGAGTTACCCGAAATTGATTTTAGAGTGGTTTGTAGCAAAGGAACTTACATCCGTTCTTTGGCTTTTGATTTTGGAAAAGCATTACAATCGGGCGGACATTTAACTGCTTTACGAAGAACTAAAATTGGAACTTATGATGTGGCAAATGGCGTTACACCCGAAGCATTTGAAAAACAACTTCAAGATTAA
- a CDS encoding patatin-like phospholipase family protein has translation MIDFHSKSTGIVLSGGGSKGIAHAGALQFLSEQGILPSQMAGTSAGAIVSALYCFGKKPEEILDFFKSIYFFHWKHFTLKKAGIIDSDSFKSYFKAIFEDNKIGDLKIPVQITATDLVKGKLKVFNPDTLIVDAILASSSFPGVLSPYEINGKMYSDGGILNHFPTDLLQGRCDAIIGIYVSPIQNIQKTDLKTIKSVTSRAFDLLYAHGNYQKFNLCDWIIEPKELANYSTFETNKNKMDLIFELGYLEAKKSFESLQL, from the coding sequence ATGATTGATTTTCATTCAAAGTCCACAGGAATTGTTTTGTCTGGTGGTGGTTCTAAAGGAATTGCACATGCTGGTGCACTTCAATTTTTAAGTGAACAAGGAATACTTCCATCACAAATGGCGGGTACAAGTGCAGGAGCAATAGTTTCAGCGCTTTATTGTTTTGGAAAAAAACCAGAAGAAATTTTAGATTTTTTTAAATCGATATACTTTTTCCATTGGAAACATTTTACACTTAAAAAAGCAGGAATAATTGATTCCGATTCTTTTAAAAGTTATTTCAAAGCTATTTTTGAAGACAATAAAATTGGTGACTTAAAAATTCCTGTTCAAATTACCGCTACTGACTTAGTTAAAGGAAAGTTGAAAGTTTTTAATCCCGATACCTTAATTGTAGATGCTATTTTAGCCTCCTCCTCGTTTCCAGGTGTACTTTCACCTTACGAAATAAACGGAAAAATGTATAGCGATGGTGGCATTTTAAATCATTTTCCAACCGATTTATTACAAGGAAGATGTGATGCAATAATAGGTATTTATGTTAGTCCCATTCAAAATATTCAAAAAACCGATTTAAAAACTATAAAATCTGTTACATCAAGAGCATTTGATTTGCTCTATGCCCATGGAAATTATCAAAAATTCAATTTATGCGATTGGATTATTGAACCCAAAGAATTGGCCAATTACAGTACTTTTGAAACCAATAAAAATAAAATGGATTTAATTTTTGAACTTGGCTATTTAGAAGCCAAAAAATCATTTGAATCACTACAATTATAA